A window of Cryptomeria japonica chromosome 3, Sugi_1.0, whole genome shotgun sequence contains these coding sequences:
- the LOC131034245 gene encoding uncharacterized protein LOC131034245, with the protein MKVLVTGASGYLGGHICHAVAKEGYAVRALVRRSSVLDNLHQEEVEIVYGDVTNLPSLLEACNGCDILIHAAALVYPWLPDPSNFITVNVGGLKNVIEAVKQTSSIQKLIYTSSFFALGPTDGYIADERQIHAGKSYCTEYEKSKVVADEIARQAADEGLPVVLLYPGVIYGPGKMTSGNIVASLMLERFNGRLPGYIGYGNDKNSFSHVEDVAYGHVAAIQKGRVGQRYLLTGENASFTDVFNLAANLTGTALPSFHIPLWVLETYGWISVFWARISGNLPLISYPTVYVLKHQWAYSCEKAKTELGYQPRSLREGLAEVLSWLKNLGLIKY; encoded by the exons ATGAAGGTGTTAGTGACAGGCGCCTCGGGATACTTAGGCGGACATATTTGCCATGCAGTTGCAAAGGAAGGGTATGCAGTGAGAGCGTTGGTAAGGCGAAGCAGCGTATTAGACAATCTACATCAAGAGGAAGTGGAAATTGTTTATGGAGATGTAACAAACCTGCCTTCTCTGTTGGAGGCCTGCAATGGCTGTGACATCCTAATCCACGCAGCAGCCCTTGTATACCCTTGGCTTCCTGATCCGTCCAATTTTATAACT GTCAATGTGGGCGGTTTGAAAAATGTTATAGAAGCTGTGAAGCAGACATCTTCTATACAAAAATTGATATACACTTCATCCTTCTTTGCTCTTGGACCAACGGATGGCTACATTGCAGATGAAAGGCAG ATACATGCAGGAAAATCTTACTGCACAGAATATGAGAAGTCTAAGGTTGTGGCAGATGAAATTGCACGTCAAGCTGCAGATGAGGGTTTGCCTGTGGTTCTTCTTTATCCTGGTGTCATATATGGACCTGGAAAAATGACTTCTGGGAACATAGTTGCTAGCTTG ATGCTGGAAAGATTTAATGGACGGCTACCTGGATATATTGGTTATGGCAATGATAAGAATTCCTTTTCTCATGTCGAGGATGTTGCATATGGTCATGTGGCAGCAATACAGAAAGGCAGAGTAGGTCAAAGGTACCTTCTCACCGGTGAAAATGCATCCTTTACTGATGTTTTCAATCTTGCTGCCAATTTAACAGGGACTGCACTGCCATCGTTTCATATACCTTTATGGGTTCTAGAAACTTATGGCTGGATATCTGTCTTTTGGGCTCGAATCTCTGGAAACCTACCTCTTATCAGCTATCCT ACAGTTTATGTTTTGAAACATCAATGGGCTTATTCATGTGAGAAAGCAAAGACAGAATTGGGTTATCAGCCTCGAAGTCTAAGGGAGGGTCTAGCAGAGGTGTTGTCATGGCTGAAAAATTTAGGCTTGATAAAATATTGA
- the LOC131874595 gene encoding uncharacterized protein LOC131874595 produces MEDLMTSEFADFVASNGQSVSALRDKYKKDSHAWWYLNGHTSPNLQTLAIKVLSQVASSSSFERNWSTYSFIHSVKRNRLAASKAEELVYVHSNLRLLTHKQNEYKDGSTKFWDVDPERTDLDFSAATQSLLSGESDSQCAASASGSEAACGSSTLPTSSNVNDDVDLDLPSDPYDAIADY; encoded by the exons atggaggatttaatgacaagtgagtttgctgattttgtagcctccaatggtcaaagtgtttccgctctccgtgacaagtataaaaaggattctcatgcttggtggtacctcaatggccatacatcaccaaaccttcaaactcttgcaatcaaagttttatcgcaa gttgctagttcctcttcatttgagcgaaattggagcacatactcctttatccactcagtgaaacGCAACCGACTGGCAGCAAGTAAAGCAGAAGAGCTcgtttatgtgcattcaaacttgcgccttcttactcataaacaaaatgagtataaggatgggagcacaaagttttgggatgtagatccagagcgaactgatttggatttttcagctgccacacaatctttactttctggggagtctgatagccaatgtgctgctagtgcaagtggcagtgaggctgcatgtggttccagtactctacctacatcatctaatgtcaatgatgatgttgatcttgatcttcctagtgacccatatgatgctattgctgattattag